A section of the Triticum dicoccoides isolate Atlit2015 ecotype Zavitan chromosome 7A, WEW_v2.0, whole genome shotgun sequence genome encodes:
- the LOC119333867 gene encoding LOW QUALITY PROTEIN: BTB/POZ and MATH domain-containing protein 1-like (The sequence of the model RefSeq protein was modified relative to this genomic sequence to represent the inferred CDS: inserted 2 bases in 1 codon; substituted 1 base at 1 genomic stop codon), translated as MGNPRHDLTGAIRRVQLLKIEGFSATLASKKASVKSTWSVDGYEWEIRICPVKINGFPPGRVLLLVRLEPFFAEXTARMXRAVLACRLVDPSGELEPAEEKSLLYDPQSSTNHVLLAVWRDEQELVASGYLKDDTLTVQCAITLLEELPEPTIAGKEVAVPSCTLKKHLRELLQTGKGADVTFLVSGESFSVHKSILAASSSSPVFMAQFFGDGDAREQCSGGVEIKDMEAAVFKAMLGFIYTDAVPKFKKRKEAVTVMAQRLLAAADRFGLDRLQLICVGKLSAGSISINTVATTLALAEQHRCSELKAKCVEFILGTPAILDAVLATDGYKHLESSCPFVVIDLLKAARGRKI; from the exons ATGGGAAACCCCCGCCATGATCTCACCGGTGCTATCCGACGTGTGCAGCTGCTCAAGATCGAAGGCTTTAGTGCGACACtggccagcaagaaggccagcgtcaAATCCACATGGAGCGTCGATGGCTATGAGTGGGAAATCCGTATCTGTCCGGTGAAGATCAACGGGTTCCCTCCGGGCCGTGTCCTTCTGCTGGTAAGACTGGAGCCCTTCTTTGCCGAGTAAACCGCGCGTAT CAGGGCGGTTCTGGCCTGTCGCCTCGTGGATCCAAGTGGGGAGCTTGAACCGGCGGAAGAGAAGAGTCTACTCTACGATCCCCAGAGCAGCACAAATCATGTGTTGCTCGCCGTGTGGAGAGATGAACAGGAGTTGGTAGCGTCAGGTTATCTCAAGGATGATACTTTGACCGTGCAATGCGCCATCACATTGCTCGAGGAATTACCGGAACCAACCATCGCCGGTAAAGAAGTGGCCGTGCCGTCCTGCACCTTGAAGAAGCACCTCCGTGAACTCCTGCAGACCGGGAAGGGGGCGGACGTCACATTTCTCGTGTCCGGCGAGTCCTTTTCCGTGCATAAATCCATATTGGCCGCAAGCTCCTC ATCTCCGGTTTTCATGGCCCAGTTCTTCGGAGACGGTGATGCCAGGGAGCAGTGCTCAGGAGGCGTGGAGATCAAGGACATGGAGGCCGCGGTATTCAAAGCAATGCTTGGCTTCATCTACACCGACGCTGTGCCAAAATTCAAAAAGCGGAAGGAGGCGGTGACGGTGATGGCCCAGCGTCTACTTGCTGCTGCTGACAGGTTTGGACTTGACAGGCTCCAGCTCATCTGCGTTGGAAAGCTCTCTGCTGGTAGCATCAGCATCAACACGGTGGCGACTACTCTGGCTTTAGCTGAACAGCACAGGTGTTCTGAGCTCAAGGCAAAGTGTGTGGAGTTCATCCTTGGTACCCCGGCAATTCTTGATGCTGTGTTGGCGACGGATGGGTATAAGCACCTAGAGTCAAGCTGCCCATTTGTGGTGATTGACCTTCTCAAGGCTGCTCGTGGAAGAAAGATTTGA
- the LOC119331136 gene encoding putative disease resistance protein At1g50180, with translation MEVVTGVMRSLLPKLGELLMDEYNLHKRVKKDIRFLSRELESMHAALLKVGEVPRDQLDKQVKLWADEVRERSYNMEDVVDKFLVRVVSNDIGANSDGFVRLKKKMVSLFRKGKNHHRIADAIKDIKEQIQEVAARRDRNKVDGISLKHTGAATIDPRVQALYTDMTKLVGIYGNRDQELIKMLSLGDDDVSKKKHKIVLSIVGFGGLGKTTLAKAVYNKIKGGFHRRAFVSVGRNANVKKVFRDILIDLGKSNSKILTLDERQLIDEILKCFKNKRYLVVIDDIWDTNLWEK, from the exons ATGGAGGTGGTCACGGGTGTCATGAGAAGCCTGCTCCCCAAACTTGGTGAGCTGCTCATGGATGAGTACAACCTTCACAAGCGCGTCAAGAAAGACATCCGCTTCCTCTCCAGGGAGCTAGAGAGCATGCAcgctgccctcctcaaggttgGTGAGGTGCCACGGGACCAGCTCGACAAACAAGTGAAGCTCTGGGCCGATGAGGTCAGGGAGCGCTCCTACAACATGGAGGATGTCGTCGACAAGTTCCTCGTACGTGTTGTTAGCAATGACATTGGTGCCAACTCAGATGGTTTTGTGAGGCTCAAGAAGAAGATGGTTAGCTTGTTCAGGAAGGGCAAGAATCACCATCGGATTGCCGACGCGATCAAGGATATCAAAGAGCAAATCCAGGAGGTGGCTGCTCGGCGTGACAGGAACAAGGTTGATGGTATTTCGCTTAAGCATACAGGGGCAGCAACTATTGATCCTCGCGTCCAGGCTCTGTACACTGACATGACAAAGCTTGTGGGCATATATGGGAATAGAGATCAAGAGCTCATAAAAATGCTCTCATTAGGGGATGATGACGTCTCTAAGAAGAAACACAAGATAGTACTCTCAATTGTTGGGTTTGGAGGATTGGGCAAGACTACTCTCGCCAAAGCAGTCTACAACAAAATCAAAGGGGGTTTTCATCGGCGGGCTTTTGTTTCGGTGGGTCGAAATGCCAATGTGAAGAAGGTTTTCAGAGACATCCTCATTGATCTTGGCAAGTCTAACTCAAAGATCCTGACATTAGATGAAAGACAGCTTATTGACGAGATTCTGAAATGCTTCAAGAACAAGAG GTACCTTGTTGTAATAGATGATATATGGGATACAAATCTATGGGAAAAGTAG